AATACGGGGCCATGGCCAGTCAGTTCCCTGCGCAATACAACCCGTACGTCTACGGCAGGCCTGACGAAAAGCCGAAACCCCAAAACGGACAGACGAATAGCCGCGATGGCCAGTTCAACCGTCAACCGGAAGGCGGATACGGCAACGGCATGGGTCCTTATCAAGGCAATCAGGGCAATGCGCCGTACGGCGGACCTTACCAGATGCCTGGAGGTTACCTGAATAATCCGAATAATTCCTACGGTCAGCCCTACAACAACGCTCCGATGCAGGCTGGTGGCCCCGGAACACCGGGATACCGACCGGACATGCACAATGGCGTCGATATGAACGATCCGGTCCAGAACCCCTACCTGGGGCACTGGGATCCGATGGCGATCGCTTCCGTTATCCTGTTGTTCCTGCCGATTACCTTCCTGCCCGCCATCACGGGCGCACTTTCCATGTGGCGAACCAGAAAGTACCATATGAAAGGCTTCTGGGTAGCGACCGTATGCATGGTGCTTGGGGTCATCGCCACGATTTTCTCATTGTGGCTGTTCTCGAAAGGCATCACCCTCAACGACCTGTCACAGCAGCTGCTCAATCAGAGCGGTTCCGGTCCGGCTCCCGGCGGTTCCGGCGGCGGCTCGGTAAGCGCCTAGTCCGGGCAATATTGTCACAAAGTCCGGCTTTTTCGAATTCACTGTCTAAAGAAGAACCCTTATCCATGAAAATGGACAAGGGTTCTTCAGTATCGCTGAGATTGATGTGCTGTGGTTCGGATTTGCGGGTTGCGAGATTACAAACAGTCATCGGCGAATCCGACTTGTCGAAAACGATGAAACATCATAAAAAACGTCCATTATTTGGATGCATAACTATACATAGTACTGAATATATGTAATCTTGGCATCATCTTGAGGAAAGGTGATGTTCATGAGCACATACACGGTGGCGGTGGTTGGTGCCAGCGGATATGCCGGAGGGGAGATGCTGCGTATTCTTGCAGCGCATCCCGCGTTCGAAGTGACCACGGTGACCGGCGAGTCTTCTGCTGGCGACAAACTCGGTCGACATATGCCGCATATCCCGAAGTACAGGGACATGGTCATCGAGCCCACGACGCCTGAGGTGCTCAACGGCCATGACGTCATCGTACTTGCTCTGCCGCACGGGGTATCGGGCGCATTGGCGGAAAAGCTGCATGCCAATGACGCGGTGGTCGATCTGGGGGCCGACCACAGACTTGAATCTGCTGACGCATGGAAGCACTATTATGGCGGCGATTTCCACCAGCCATGGGCCTACGGGATGCCGGAACTGATTATCGGCAAGGGCACTGACGGCGGATATCGGTACCAACGCGAAAACCTGCCCGGTGCGTCGTTGATTGCAGGTCCTGGATGCAACGTGACCGCCGTCACTTTCGCCTTCCAACCCGCTTTGGCCGCTGGCCTCATCGAATCTGACGACATTGTCGCCGACCTTGCTGTCGGATATTCGGGAGCTGGCAAGAATCTCAAGCGACGGAATCTGTTGGCGGCTGAAGCATTCGGTTCCGCAACGCCATATTCCGTTGGCGGCGTTCATCGCCATATCCCGGAGATCGTCCAGAATCTTTCTCATGCAGTGGCGGCTGCTTATGCCGATGGTGCCCATTCAGACTTCTCTTCATCCAGCGCATCACCTACGACCATCAATGTCGGTTTTACCCCGATGCTGGTTCCGATGGCTCGTGGAATCCTCGCGGTCGTTTCGGCCAAGCTGAGCGACAAGGGTGAGGCTATGAGTGACGAAAACATACGCGAGGTGTTCTCTGAGGTCTATCAGGGGCAGCGATTCATCGAGCTTTTGGACCCTGGCGACATGCCGGCCACGGCAGACGTGCTGGGATCCAACGAGGCACAGGTCCAAATCGCCGTCGACAGAAAGGCAAAACGTCTGTACGGTTTTGCGGCCATCGATAATCTCAATCGCGGCACGGCCGGTCAGGCGGTGCAATCTTTGAACATTGCGCTCGGACTTCCAGAAGACCAAGGACTGACAACGATAGGGGTGGCGCCATGAGCGTGACATTTGCAAAAGGTTTTTCGGCTTCCGGGGTCAACGCCGATATTTCATCGAACAACGAGAAACTTGATTTGGCGCTGGTGGTCAACAACGGACCGCTTGATGCCGCGGCCGGGGTCTTTACCTCGAATCGTTTTAGTGCGGCCCCGGTGCAATGGTCGCGCAAGGCCATTGCCAACGGACATATCAAGGCCGTAGTGCTCAATTCCGGCGGAGCCAACGCCTGCACCGGCGAGGCAGGGCTCAAACAGAGTGCAGACACGGCGGCCAAGGCCGCCGAGGTCCTTAGCGGCGAAAACGTGGTCGCGCTTGACGACATCGCGGTTTGCTCGACAGGTCTCATCGGCGAACTATTGCCGTTGGATAACGTGCTGGCAGGTGTCAGCAAAGTCGCTTCGGCATTGAGCGAAAGCGTTGAATCCGGTATTGACGCGGCGAAGGCCATCATGACCACCGATACGAAACCGAAAACAGTGAAACTGCAAGGCTCCGGTTACCGTGTGGGCGGCATGGTCAAGGGATCAGGCATGATAGCACCCCAGTTGGCGACGATGCTCTGCGTCATCACCACCGATGCCGTGGTCGATGCGGCCCAGTTGCAGGCCGTTCTGGCCAGCGCCACCGACAAGTCGTTCAACCGTATCGACGTGGATGGTTGCATGTCCACCAACGACACGGTCTTGCTGCTTGCCTCCGGCGCTTCAGGAATCACCCCTGAACCGCAGGAATTCGCTGATTTGGTCCACTCGGCTTGCTCCAGTCTTGCCCGGCAGATTATCGGCGACGGAGAAGGCTCCAGCCACGACATCAAAATAACGGTAAGCGGAGCGGAAACCGAAGACGCTGCGTTGGCCTGTGCCCGTGCGGTTGCCGGCTCAAACCTTCTGAAGTGCGCCATCTATGGCAACGATCCGAACTGGGGACGTATCGTCAGCACGCTCGGCACTGTTCCGGCGGATGTCGCAGCCTACGAGCCAGAGGATGTTACGGTGGATATCAACGGCGTGCGCGTCTGCGAGCACGCCGGTGCCGGCATCGACCGTTTACAAGTCAAGATGGAAGCCAGAGAGGTCGATATCGATATCGACCTCAATCACGGTTCGCAAAGCGCGAGCGTATGGACCGACGACCTGACCCACGAATACGTGCATATCAATGCGGACTACGAATCATGAGATTCTGTCAAACACCAAGGAAACCGTTCGACCAATTTCAAATAAGCATGCAACCATCGAGCCCAAGAAAGGCTGCGATGGAAGACGGATGGAAGACAGCGAATGAAGGATAAAATGGCTACAAACGAAGCCGAAGGAACCCAGCAATCGACAAATTCGGTTGATGAGGGTGCAAAAACCGATGAAGGTGCATTCGATGTTCGTAACGATCTTAAAGACGAGCAGAAAGCCGAGGTGCTGATCGAGGCCCTGCCATGGCTGGAAGAATTCGCCGGTCAACGCATCGTCGTCAAATACGGCGGCAACGCCATGGTCGACGAGCATCTCAAGCGTTGCTTCGCCCAGGACATGGTCTTTCTGCACCAGGTCGGCATGCACCCCATCGTCGTCCATGGTGGTGGCCCGCAGATTTCGAGCATGCTTGAAGAACTTGGCATCGAATCTCATTTCAAGGCCGGGTTGCGCGTCACCACACCCGAAATCATGCGGGTCGTACGGATGATCCTCACCGGTTCCGTCTCGCGCGAGCTGATCGGGCTGATCAACGCCCACGGCCCGTACGCGGTAGGCCTTTCGGGAGAAGACGGATCGTTGTTCGGGGCGAAACGGTATCGCCCGGTCATCGACGGGGTGCAAACCGACATCGGCTTGGTCGGGGAAGTCACCGAGGTCGATCCTTCCGCGGTTGAGAATCTTATCGCGCAGAACCGGATTCCCGTGGTCTCATCGATTGCTCCCAACGCCGACGACCCCACGCAGGTGTTCAATGTCAATGCGGATTCTGCGGCGGCTGCACTTGCGGTGGCGGTGCACGCAAGAAAGCTGGTCATCCTGACAGACGTTGACGGACTCTATGCCGATTGGCCCGACAAGAACTCGCTGATCAGCTCAATCGGCGTCGACAGGCTGCGTAAGGTGTTGCCGACATTGCAAAGCGGCATGGTGCCTAAAATGCGTGCCTGCATTCGGGCGCTGGATGGGGGCGTGCCGAGGGCGCATATCATCGACGGCCGTCAGCCGCATTCGATTCTCAACGAGGTGTTCACCAGCGCCGGCATCGGCACCATGGTCGTGCCGGGGAACGCCATGAAACTGCGACGAAGCTGAGTAGCGGCTGCATCAACCGCGGAAAGCCGATTCCGCATGTTTCGGCCCGTACGGATGCCTCGAAATCAGTAGGAGTCCTGCATGGTGCTGTTTCTGTTTGATGCAGATACTCACCGTTACTCACGCAGTGCTGCTGTAAGGCATACAAGACAAGCAAATAAGACGAACAAATTCAGAAAGCAACCAAGATGGACAACAGCAATCAAAGTACAGCGCTATCCGGCAATTCCAACATCGGTTTCGAGGCCGCTACAACGCCAATCGGCTCACAAAGCGAACAATGGATCACGCGATACGAGAACGCGCATACCCACGCCTTCGGTACGCCGCTGCGTGTTATGGACCACGGCGAGGGCATGCATGTCTGGGACGTGGACGGTAACGAATACCTTGATTTTCTTGCAGGCATTGCGGTCAATTCCTTGGGCTATGCCCATCCCAAATGGGTTCGTGCGTTACGTTCCCAGGCCGGCAAAGTCGCGCATATCAGCAATTACTTCGCTTCGGTTCCGCAGGTCAGACTGGCCGAAAAACTGCTCGAAATCTCTGGTGCCCCAGAAGGCTCGCGTGTCTACTTCGGCAATTCCGGTGCCGAAGGCAACGAAGCCGCGATGAAGATGGCCAAACTATATGGCAAGACGCTACCAGGCGGTGACCCGGAACATGGCGGTGCGCCTGCACGAATCCTTGCCTTGACCAAGGGGTTCCACGGCCGCACGATGGGAGCCTTGAGCGCCACTTGGAAACTTTCCATCCGCGAACCATACAATCCTCTGCTTCCTGCGGTGCAGTTTGTCGAAGCGGGAAACCTTGACGCGATGCAGGCCGCATTCGACCAGACGGTCCAGGACGGTGTCGGTCCGGTGGCAGGGGTGATGCTCGAGCTCATTCAGGGCGAAGCTGGTGTACGACCGCTTGATCCGATGTACGTTAAGGGGGTACGCGAGCTTTGCAACAAGAACCAGGCGCTGATGATCATCGACGAGGTGCAGACCGGTATCGGGCGTACCGGCAAGTGGTTCGCCTTCCAGCGTGACGATCTTTCAGGCAGCATCACCCCCGATATCATCACCTTTGCCAAAGGTGTGGCGGGAGGTTTCCCGATGGGCGGCATGATTGCGTTCGGCAAACCCTTGGCGTCCCTGTTTTCACCGGGACTGCATGGTTCGACGTTCGCCGGTGGACCGTTGGCAAGCACAGCCGGATTGACGACTTTGCAGATAATTGAAGAAGAAGGTCTGGTTTCCAATGCGGAAACCTGCGGTCGGCAGCTGCGTGAAGCCCTGATGGCTTGCGGAAACCCTCTGTTTGTTTCAGCTCGCGGTCGTGGGCTGCTCAATGCCGTTCAGCTCGCGCATCCGTGCTCGCATGCGGCCATGAACTGGTCGCTCGATCACGGTCTCATCGTCAATGCGGTTGCTCCGGATGCCTTGCGCCTTGCCCCTCCGCTTATTGTCAGCAATGACGAAGTCAACGAAGCCGTATCGATTCTTGCCGAGATTCCGTCCGATTTGTCTGACGACTGATTGTTGAGGAGCTGGTCGATATACGGATTTCACATCATTCGTTCTCAAATCGGCTCCAAAATTTCGCTAGATGGGAATGGGAAATATCCTGATGGCGTGAAAATCGCCTTGAGGAGTGGATTATTTCTCAGTATATATGCCAATATGCGGATAGAAATGTTATATTCTTGGTTTATGCGGTATATTTTAATAGTCAACTCAGCACAAGGAGATGGTTATGACGGGTCAACTTCGGCATATGCTTCGTGATGATGATGTCAATCACGACGAACAGAAGCAAATACTTCAACTGGGTATGAAGTTTTTCAAAGACCGTTATTATCATCGTCCGTTTGCCGGCCCGCAGGGTGTCGCCGTCATTTTCGACAAGCCCAGCACCCGTACACGTTCCAGTTTCTCCGTCGGTGTCGCCGAGCTTGGCGGCTATCCGTTGGTCATCGACAAGTCCGGCTCCCAGCTTGGCCGGGGTGAACCGGTGGCCGATACCGCGCGTGTGCTCACCCGCATGACCAGCGCCATCGTCTGGCGTACTTTCGGCCAGGACCGGGTGGGGACGATGGCGAAGTATTCCACCGTTCCTGTCATCAATGCCCTGACCGACCAGTTCCATCCCTGCCAGATTCTCGCGGATTTCCTCACCATGGCGCAGCATCGTGGGGGAGTCGACGCTCTTGCCGGCCAGACCATAGCCTACTTGGGCGACGCGGCGAACAACATGTCCAACTCCTATCTGCTTGGAGGAGCGACCGCCGGCATGAACGTGCGTGTGGCCGGCCCCCAGGGATTCCTGCCCGACCCGCAGATCGTGGAGGATGCCGAACGTATAGCAGCCTCGAACGGCGGCTCGATTCTGGTGACCACCGATCCGCGCGAAGCCGTGGCCGATGCGGATTGCGTATTCACCGACACCTGGGTGTCGATGGGCGAGGAAAGTGAATATGCTGTGCGTTCCAAACCGTTCTGGGATTATCAGGTCAACGACGAATTGATGAAACTCGCCAAGCCTGACGCGCTGTTTCAGCACTGCCTGCCGGCATACCGTGGCAAAGAGGTTACGAGCTCGGTGATCGACGGACCCCAATCGGTAGTGTGGGACGAGGCGGAAAACCGGCTGCACGCCCAAAAAGCCCTGCTGACTTGGCTGATCGGAATACTTCGAGATGACAAGGAACTACTCAAATGAACGATACTGAAGATAGCGATATTATCAGTGACATCGGCGACGGCTCGGCCGGTTCGTCCTACACCCGAGACGACAAGACGCAAAACGCGGAAAACAGGCTACGGCACCCGACGAACAGGACCGCCCGTCTGAGCGTCATCCAGGAAATCCTTTCCAATTCGGTGGTTTCTTCGCAAGGCCAGCTGCTGGGCTTGCTTGCCGATCGCGGCATCGACGTCACCCAAGCCACGTTGAGCCGTGATCTTGATGAGATGAAGGCGGTGAAAACACGGCTGAAAACCGGAGAAATGGCGTATACGCTGGGCGTCGAGCCCGAGTTCGATGACGCTACCGCCGAAAAAATCGATCAGCAGCTTTCCCGTGGCCTTTCGGGGTTGATCACCTCGGCCGCAGCCGCCCGCAATCTGGTGATTGTGCACACCCCCTCCGGAGCCGCGCAGTACATGGCCAGTGTCATCGACAAGCAACCCATCGACGGAATTCTCGGCACGGTAGCCGGTGACGATACGGTGCTGTTGGTTTGCAATGACGACAACGCCGCGGTGTCGCGCATGCAGTGGCTGCTTGGCATCGTCTCGCGCAGTCAGAATACGCGCCTGTGATGGTGCTTGCGGCCAGACCAGGCTATGACCTCGCCCTTGCGGCGTGAAAGTGTGATTATCTGCGCTTGCCTCTGCACAATGCAGAGTTAATCACGAAAACAGGTCGAAAAGTGTGATTGCCTCTGCATGGCACAGTCGGGTGCAGAGCTGATCACAAATAACTGATGAGCAAGCATATCAATAGATGATATCTGTTCACTGGATTCCAAATTGTGGACAATTAACATCTGCGAATTGCATATATATACAATAGAGTGTATATATAGATATACAAAGCTTTGAAGAAAGGGCTGTCATGAGCGATAAGAACCGCATCGTACTCGCATATTCCGGAGGTCTCGATACTTCCGTCGCCATTCCGTATCTGAAGGAGCGCACCGGCAAGGATGTCGTCGCCGTTTCCCTCGATGTCGGGCAGGGCGGAGAAAGTCTGGAGACCATCCGCCAGCGTGCCTTGGCTTGCGGGGCGGTAGAGGCCTACGTGGTCGATGCTCGCGAGGAGTTCGCCAGCGAATACTGCATGCTGGCGCTGAAGGCCAACGCCAAGTACGAAGGCGTCTATCCGCTGGTCTCCGCCATTTCGCGCCCGCTGATCTCCAAGCATCTCGTACGTGCCGCCCACCAGTTCGGCGCCGACACCATCTCGCACGGCTGCACCGGCAAAGGCAACGACCAGGTGCGCTTCGAGGTCTCCATCGCCTCGATCGACCCGAACCTCAAGGCGATCAGCCCGATTCGTGATCTGTCGCTGACGCGTGACGTGGAAATCCAATTCGCCAAGGACCACAAGCTGCCGATCACCCAGACCGAGAAGAGCCCGTATTCCATCGATCAGAACGTCTGGGGCCGCGCCATCGAGACCGGATTCCTCGAGGATCCGTGGAACGGCCCGACCAAGGACTGCTATACCTACACCGACGACCCGGCATTCCCGCCGGTCGAGGACGAGGTCGTCATCGAATTCAAGCAGGGCGTGCCCGTGAAGATCGACGGCAAGGACGTCACGCCGCTGCAGGCCATCGAGCAGATGAACAGCCGCGCCGGGGCTCAGGGCATCGGTCGTATCGACATCATCGAGGATCGTCTGGTCGGTATCAAGTCCCGTGAGCTCTACGAAGCACCGGGTGCCGTCGCGCTGATTGCCGCGCACGAAGAACTCGAGAACTGCTGCCTGGAACGCGAGCAGCATCGCATCAAGCGTGACATCGACAAGCGCTGGGCCGAGCTGGTCTACGACGCGCAATGGTTCTCACCGGCGGTCCGCTCCTTGAACGCTTTCATCGAAGATACGCAGCGCTACGTTTCCGGCGAGATTCGCATGATTATGCATGGCGGACGTGCCGTGGTCACGGGCCGTCGCAGCGACTCCTCGCTCTACGACTACAAGTTGGCGACATACGATTCCGGCGACACCTACGATCAGAACGCCTCCAACGGATTCATTTCGATCTACGGCCTGCCCGACAAGGTGGCCGCCGCTCGCGACGTGAAATTCGGCAACGGCATCGAAGTCCCGGATAACTCCGTCGAATAAATTCTCTCACAGTCCTCACCTTTAAGGTTTCTGACTGTGGGGAGGTCTGGGGATATACAATGTTCGGGACGCTCCTTGGCCGCTCGGCCATGTCTTACGCCCGAACATCGCATATCCCCAGACCTCTGTTGACTTATGCATTAGTGATTTGAAAGAAAAAAAATGACGGAACAGGATAAAAAAGGGAACGAGCATCTGGCGCTGTGGGGCGGACGGTTCAAGTCCGGGCCTTCGCCGGAGCTGGCGCGGCTTTCCAAGTCGACACAGTTTGATTGGCGATTGGCCGATGACGACATCGCCGGATCGCGGGCGCATGCCAGGGCTCTTGGCAAGGCTGGGTTGCTGAGTGCCGATGAGCTCAAGCGGATGGAAGACGCCCTGAACAAATTGCAACAGCTGGTGGATTCGGGGGAGTTCGCTCCTGTCGAGGATGACGAGGACGAGGCCACCGCGTTGGAACGCGGGCTGCTCGAGATCGCGGGGGACGAGCTCGGCGGCAAGCTGCGTGCCGGACGTTCGCGCAACGACCAGATCGCCTGCCTTATTCGTATGTGGTTGCGTCGCCACGCACGTACGGTCTCTGGTCTGGTGCTCGGCGTGGTCGAGGCGTTGATCGGTCAGGCCGAGCAGGCCGGAGAAGCCGTGATGCCGGGGCGCACGCACATGCAGCACGCCCAGCCGGTTCTGCTGGCGCATCAGTTGATGGCGCATGTCTGGCCGCTGCTGCGAGATGTCGACAGACTTGCCGATTGGGACAAACGCATGGACGAAAGCCCGTACGGTT
The window above is part of the Bifidobacterium sp. ESL0704 genome. Proteins encoded here:
- the argJ gene encoding bifunctional glutamate N-acetyltransferase/amino-acid acetyltransferase ArgJ; the encoded protein is MSVTFAKGFSASGVNADISSNNEKLDLALVVNNGPLDAAAGVFTSNRFSAAPVQWSRKAIANGHIKAVVLNSGGANACTGEAGLKQSADTAAKAAEVLSGENVVALDDIAVCSTGLIGELLPLDNVLAGVSKVASALSESVESGIDAAKAIMTTDTKPKTVKLQGSGYRVGGMVKGSGMIAPQLATMLCVITTDAVVDAAQLQAVLASATDKSFNRIDVDGCMSTNDTVLLLASGASGITPEPQEFADLVHSACSSLARQIIGDGEGSSHDIKITVSGAETEDAALACARAVAGSNLLKCAIYGNDPNWGRIVSTLGTVPADVAAYEPEDVTVDINGVRVCEHAGAGIDRLQVKMEAREVDIDIDLNHGSQSASVWTDDLTHEYVHINADYES
- a CDS encoding arginine repressor, with translation MNDTEDSDIISDIGDGSAGSSYTRDDKTQNAENRLRHPTNRTARLSVIQEILSNSVVSSQGQLLGLLADRGIDVTQATLSRDLDEMKAVKTRLKTGEMAYTLGVEPEFDDATAEKIDQQLSRGLSGLITSAAAARNLVIVHTPSGAAQYMASVIDKQPIDGILGTVAGDDTVLLVCNDDNAAVSRMQWLLGIVSRSQNTRL
- the argB gene encoding acetylglutamate kinase, producing MATNEAEGTQQSTNSVDEGAKTDEGAFDVRNDLKDEQKAEVLIEALPWLEEFAGQRIVVKYGGNAMVDEHLKRCFAQDMVFLHQVGMHPIVVHGGGPQISSMLEELGIESHFKAGLRVTTPEIMRVVRMILTGSVSRELIGLINAHGPYAVGLSGEDGSLFGAKRYRPVIDGVQTDIGLVGEVTEVDPSAVENLIAQNRIPVVSSIAPNADDPTQVFNVNADSAAAALAVAVHARKLVILTDVDGLYADWPDKNSLISSIGVDRLRKVLPTLQSGMVPKMRACIRALDGGVPRAHIIDGRQPHSILNEVFTSAGIGTMVVPGNAMKLRRS
- the argF gene encoding ornithine carbamoyltransferase, which encodes MTGQLRHMLRDDDVNHDEQKQILQLGMKFFKDRYYHRPFAGPQGVAVIFDKPSTRTRSSFSVGVAELGGYPLVIDKSGSQLGRGEPVADTARVLTRMTSAIVWRTFGQDRVGTMAKYSTVPVINALTDQFHPCQILADFLTMAQHRGGVDALAGQTIAYLGDAANNMSNSYLLGGATAGMNVRVAGPQGFLPDPQIVEDAERIAASNGGSILVTTDPREAVADADCVFTDTWVSMGEESEYAVRSKPFWDYQVNDELMKLAKPDALFQHCLPAYRGKEVTSSVIDGPQSVVWDEAENRLHAQKALLTWLIGILRDDKELLK
- a CDS encoding argininosuccinate synthase; protein product: MSDKNRIVLAYSGGLDTSVAIPYLKERTGKDVVAVSLDVGQGGESLETIRQRALACGAVEAYVVDAREEFASEYCMLALKANAKYEGVYPLVSAISRPLISKHLVRAAHQFGADTISHGCTGKGNDQVRFEVSIASIDPNLKAISPIRDLSLTRDVEIQFAKDHKLPITQTEKSPYSIDQNVWGRAIETGFLEDPWNGPTKDCYTYTDDPAFPPVEDEVVIEFKQGVPVKIDGKDVTPLQAIEQMNSRAGAQGIGRIDIIEDRLVGIKSRELYEAPGAVALIAAHEELENCCLEREQHRIKRDIDKRWAELVYDAQWFSPAVRSLNAFIEDTQRYVSGEIRMIMHGGRAVVTGRRSDSSLYDYKLATYDSGDTYDQNASNGFISIYGLPDKVAAARDVKFGNGIEVPDNSVE
- a CDS encoding acetylornithine transaminase, with the protein product MDNSNQSTALSGNSNIGFEAATTPIGSQSEQWITRYENAHTHAFGTPLRVMDHGEGMHVWDVDGNEYLDFLAGIAVNSLGYAHPKWVRALRSQAGKVAHISNYFASVPQVRLAEKLLEISGAPEGSRVYFGNSGAEGNEAAMKMAKLYGKTLPGGDPEHGGAPARILALTKGFHGRTMGALSATWKLSIREPYNPLLPAVQFVEAGNLDAMQAAFDQTVQDGVGPVAGVMLELIQGEAGVRPLDPMYVKGVRELCNKNQALMIIDEVQTGIGRTGKWFAFQRDDLSGSITPDIITFAKGVAGGFPMGGMIAFGKPLASLFSPGLHGSTFAGGPLASTAGLTTLQIIEEEGLVSNAETCGRQLREALMACGNPLFVSARGRGLLNAVQLAHPCSHAAMNWSLDHGLIVNAVAPDALRLAPPLIVSNDEVNEAVSILAEIPSDLSDD
- the argC gene encoding N-acetyl-gamma-glutamyl-phosphate reductase, which encodes MSTYTVAVVGASGYAGGEMLRILAAHPAFEVTTVTGESSAGDKLGRHMPHIPKYRDMVIEPTTPEVLNGHDVIVLALPHGVSGALAEKLHANDAVVDLGADHRLESADAWKHYYGGDFHQPWAYGMPELIIGKGTDGGYRYQRENLPGASLIAGPGCNVTAVTFAFQPALAAGLIESDDIVADLAVGYSGAGKNLKRRNLLAAEAFGSATPYSVGGVHRHIPEIVQNLSHAVAAAYADGAHSDFSSSSASPTTINVGFTPMLVPMARGILAVVSAKLSDKGEAMSDENIREVFSEVYQGQRFIELLDPGDMPATADVLGSNEAQVQIAVDRKAKRLYGFAAIDNLNRGTAGQAVQSLNIALGLPEDQGLTTIGVAP